Part of the Pirellulales bacterium genome is shown below.
CGGGAAGGAGGCGGTCTCCGACTTGGCCGATGAACTTGGCGTCCAGCCCAGCCAGATTCACACTTGGGTCAAGCAGGTGCTCGATCAGGCCGACAAGGCGTTCGAGCAGTCCCCGGGGAATCGCCAGGCCGAACAGTTCAAAGACCGCCAGATCGAGCAATTGCGGTCCAAGCTGGCCGACAAGAACGAGGTGATCTCCGAGCTGATGGAGGAGAACGTCAAGGCAAAAAAGCCAATGGGGAACTCTGAAGGGACGCTGGGTTCCCCACGACACTCTGGACGCAATCGTCGACTATGTGAGGGACTGGACGGAGCGGACCGAGTTGCTCGCCAAGCGGCTCTTGGGCTGGCTCGGCCTGGCGACGAGCAAGCACCACCAGTGGAAACGCCGCTACGGCAAGGCCAACGAGCACAACGGCCAGGTTCCTCGCGACTGATGGCTGGAAGATTGGGAAAAACAAGCGATCCTCGACTACCACGACCGGCATCCCCTCGAAGGCTATCGTCGGCTGGCTTTCATGATGCTCGACGACGTCGTCGTGGCGGTCAGCCCGTCAAGCGTCTACCGGGTTCTCAAAGCGGCCGGTCGACTCGATCGTTGGAACCGCAAGGCCTCGAAGAAAGGGACCGGTTTCGTGCAGCCGGTTGGGCCGCACAGGCACTGGCACGTCGATATCAGCTACCTGAACCTGGGCGGCACGTTCTACTGCCTGTGCAGCTTGCTGGACGGCTACAGCCGCTACATCGTCCACTGTGAGATCCGCTCCTCGATGACCGAGCGGGACGTCGAGACGATCGTCCAACGCGCTTTGGAAAAACACCCCGGCGTCACGCCGCGGATCATCAGCGACAACTGTGAGTGGCATTGGAATCGTGCAGCGCCCGGCGGGCCGTAATTGGCGCCGTAATCGTGCAGCGCGTTTGGTGCGTTTGGCTTGTTGATTTGCGATGGTGAGGGATCGTGGTCGGGGCCGGAGGCCCCGTGCCGTGAATCCTCAACGGATCGTGGATCAGGAAGCGAGGCGCGTCAGAAAGTGCTGCAAGACATGGAGTTATGGACAGAAGTTCGGCGTCGCGTGCTGACTGGCGAGATCAGCCGCCGGCAGGCGGCCCGAGAATATCAGCTGAACTACCGGACGGTCGTGAAGATCGTCGGGCACGTCGAACCGCCCGGGTACCGGCGGACGGCGCCGCGGGCGCGGCCGAAGCTGGAGCCGTTTCTGCCGCGGATTGCGGAGATATTGGAGGCCGACAAGACGGCGCCCAAGAAGCAGCGGCACACGGCGAAGCGAATCTTCGACCGGCTGCGCGAAGAACATGGCTACGACGGCAGCTACGAGAGCGTCAAGGAGGCCGTCCGGGCCTGGCGTCAGGGGCGGCAGGAAGTCTTCCTGCCGCTGTCGCATCCGCCGGGGGAAGCCCAGGTCGACTTCGGCTATGCGGAGATCAACCTGGCCGGCGAACGGACGCAGGTCGCGTTGTTCGTGCTGACGTTGCCGTACAGCGACGCCTTCTACATGCAGGCGTTCCCGCGCGAATGCACCGAAGCGTTCCAGGAGGGCCACAAGCGGGCCTTCGAGTTCTTCGGCGGCGCGCCGACGCGGATCAGCTACGACAACTCGAAGATCGCGGTCACCAAGATCACGGGGAGCCGGGAGCGCCAGCTGACGCGGGAGTTTTTGCGGCTGGCGAGCCATTACCTGTTCGCTCATCACTTCTGCTTGGTGCGGCGGGCGAACGAGAAGGGGAAGGTCGAGGGGCTGGTCGGCTTCGGGAGAAGGAACTTCCTCGTCCCCGTGCCGCAAGTGGACTCGCTGGAGCAGCTCAACGACGAACTGGCCCGG
Proteins encoded:
- the istA gene encoding IS21 family transposase → MELWTEVRRRVLTGEISRRQAAREYQLNYRTVVKIVGHVEPPGYRRTAPRARPKLEPFLPRIAEILEADKTAPKKQRHTAKRIFDRLREEHGYDGSYESVKEAVRAWRQGRQEVFLPLSHPPGEAQVDFGYAEINLAGERTQVALFVLTLPYSDAFYMQAFPRECTEAFQEGHKRAFEFFGGAPTRISYDNSKIAVTKITGSRERQLTREFLRLASHYLFAHHFCLVRRANEKGKVEGLVGFGRRNFLVPVPQVDSLEQLNDELARRCDADLDRTLRGQSGSKRELLVEDQAAMRSLPSQSFDARRVTQAAACGLSLVRFDANRYSVPVAHARRPITIVATVDEVRLIDAGRLVATHPRSWKREQDVYNPVHYLAPLEKKPGGFDHAKPLEDWQLPGCFDELRRLLEADGLGTREFIRVLRLLERFPLRQLTNAVDYALDIGVIDADAIRVIAEHRQEEPVALFSLDGRPHLRTVAVETTDVAAYGALLEGGAS
- a CDS encoding DDE-type integrase/transposase/recombinase, whose protein sequence is MQPVGPHRHWHVDISYLNLGGTFYCLCSLLDGYSRYIVHCEIRSSMTERDVETIVQRALEKHPGVTPRIISDNCEWHWNRAAPGGP